A window of Poecilia reticulata strain Guanapo linkage group LG7, Guppy_female_1.0+MT, whole genome shotgun sequence genomic DNA:
ATGATGGAGCTAGCCCGGCATAGAAAGAGCTGCAATCGTCTCAAGAAGTGATAAAAGAATGAGTAATCGTCTCAAGATCCTTAAAAGAGAGATTAGGCTTTTCTTTAACAATGAGCAGTAGTTGGGAAAAAAATTTGACTGCTGTTTGTCAAGCTTAAGataattatccaaaataaaataagaacccatttttaaaaaatcatctgTACTGGGCGTGATTAGAGTTTAAAAATCAGATTACCTCAGTGTActttttctgagattttaatttcagcCAGACATGTCAGTGCATTACTGCTGCTTAGTTTAAACTGGCAGACAAGCCTGGATGTTCTGCTACTGTGATTACAGTGTTTTTATCTCTTACCCTGGTTGCTGTGTTGGGATTAAAGGTACAGCACTGGCTTTGCTTCTACACAAATTATGAAAGCTTCAGCGTTGATAACGAAATTGTCTGTCCTGCCCACCTGGCTGCTAAAGAGGACTGAGTCCCTAGACTGACAGAGAAGTTCATACCTGTCTTGAAACAGAAAAGAGCTGTTCCTTTAATGCCAACCAGAAAAACATAATCCTTTGGTTAATTGTGTCACAGGCTGCTGATAAGTCCAAACAGACAGAATTCCCACCGTCTGCTGTTAAAAGAATGTCATTGAAAGGGCTGTGTCTGTGCTGTGCCATGATATAAATCTTACCTGAACCTTCTCATAAAACAGCCTTAGTTACAGTGTCAGTCTAGAATAAAATAATCCTTGAGAACCAATTTAACGGTAAGCTCTGCGGTTGTCATTGTAGCAATACTCCAATAAATACGTATACGTGATCCACCCTGTCATTTCTACTTAATAGACTGTATCATCGTTAAATAAATGCTATCTGTGATTTATATATTCCAATTTTCTCCATGAATAACCCTTTGTTTGTCTGTAGGCTGTCGAAGGCCGCAGATTTGGACCACCACTGGGTGGCCAAGGCCTGGTTAAGTGACATGGGATTGCCTCAGTACTCCCAGGCTTTCCACACTCACCTGGTGGATGGGCGGATGCTGAACTCCCTGACCCGCCGTGACCTAGAACGTCACCTCAACATCACCAAGAAGTTCCATCAGGTGAGCCTGTTGCTGGGCATCGAACTGCTGCAGTCGCTCGACTTCAACAAGGAGGTGAGCAAGGAAAAAAGCTTTGGGGACGAATCTGCTTGAATGTGCAGAAAACAAGTGATGGAAGCTATCGACTGGGTAAAATGTGTTTCACGAAATAATGTCCCAGGTGCTGCAGGCTCGCCGGATACAGTGTGAGCACCAGAATGAGGATCCGCTGGTATGGACGTCTCATCGCGTCGTGAAATGGATCAAAGATATTGACCTCAAGGTGAGGCAgcacaaaaaaagacagtatTCTCAAGTCTAAATGGTCAGATGAGATGAACAGACAGTTTCTGTAATCAACACTGAAACTTCTGTCACTGGTGTAGGAACAAAACCAGTTCCGCACCTTTAAATCTAACACTGTACCCCAGGCAAGAGACGAGAACACTGTGGTCAACAGCAGCAAATGCAGCTGTTGAATCCAAAAGAATATTACCaaaaagatgttgttttttgtttggtacATTTCctgtaagttttctttttcttcaacagtCTATGATAGGAGATAATGAGACCATAAAACTGATTGAGGGAAGGAAGCCGTGATGGTAAACACTCAAAGTGGATCTTCCTTGTTGAAGTAAAAATTGTTTCATCATAGGTTTAGATAAACTAGGGTAGTTTTTTTTCATAGTGAGATAAGACGCAGACTGAAAACGGCCTTTGTCACCATACCTTAAATAGCCACGGCACCTGTCAGATCACATCTtccttgttgttgttgctgctggaCAAGCATTTCCTGTAATTACTGACTACAGTCACAGATAAGGATGTCTGATCTGGCATTGTATGCAGACCTGGAAGTTTATATTTATCCTGAATAATACTGACTTCAGTACCggctgttgtgttttgttttctatgtttattACCAGGAATACGCTGACAGCCTCCTCAGCAGTGGAGTTCATGGAGCTGTTATGATGCTTGACCCGTCTTTCAACACCGACTCACTGGCGACAGCACTGGGAATTCCCAGCAACAAACACATGGTCCGGCGACATCTTGATGAGGAGATGATGGCACTGATCGGCTCAGCCAGGTTGGGCGCAAATGTTCATGTCCAACATGTGCAGGCCGcagaaaaatgaacaactttAGAGTTACAGAGAACACGACGCATCCTGCATTGACTGGTGATCTAAAAATATCAAGAATAtattaaaacagtcaaaaaggaatatttgtttaaccaaatattacccgtgggttgttttttttcccacacagcTGCTATCTAAGAAACATTAATATGACCTCCAATACAAATTTTCTATTCATTTGTAAATGCTTCACAAAGGTGAATTATGCCCTCTCCAAATGCTACTTGTATTaaccttctttcttttcctgcttCCCTGTAGAGCAAATACACAGCAAAGTTATGATCTTTCAGGTGCGATAACTCCACCATCGCTGCTTCGCCAGAACTCTCTGACCAGACCTCCCAGCTCTAACACCCGACACACAGATGACGAGGGCTCTTTACGAAGGAGGGCTGTGAAGGTGCATATATCTCAGAAACAAAAGAGTTTCTCTCAATTTCAACCTTTGTTGCGTAGCTCACGTCTTTGAGTTAACTGCAGATATTACTGTAGCACCAAATAGAATGTAAATCTACCAAAATGTATGTCTCTGTATGTATTTGCGGTGatgaggttttaatgtttcagcCTCCAATAGGGCTCAGCCCGAAAAAGCGGGGTGGGCGAGACGTGAGTTGCCACAGCAGTTTTGGCTCCTTACCACGGGAAGTTCGAGATCACACTCCCTCCAGATCCGAAGGAAGCCCAATCCGAGGATACTCGAGCATCGAGATCACAAACGTGTGATGGCAATAGAACTGAAAATGCAGTGAATACTCTGGACAGATTGcactttgaataaaatatgttttttgttgtttttttttttaagtttcttgaTTTCTTGTTTCTTGAAGTAAATTGTGCACAAGCAGCTATTTGCTGGTTTGGActgtcatttctttttgctCTAATGTCAGAGAACTGACAgacttatttttctattatgtGTATTAATGTTTCTTGGTGGTTTGTTTATG
This region includes:
- the LOC108165630 gene encoding kazrin-A-like, whose protein sequence is MTPMSQWRAGTVQAWLEVVMAMPMYIRTCSENVKSGKVLLGLTDEDLELGLGVNSLMHRRKLRLAIEDYREAENGKELSKAADLDHHWVAKAWLSDMGLPQYSQAFHTHLVDGRMLNSLTRRDLERHLNITKKFHQVSLLLGIELLQSLDFNKEVLQARRIQCEHQNEDPLVWTSHRVVKWIKDIDLKEYADSLLSSGVHGAVMMLDPSFNTDSLATALGIPSNKHMVRRHLDEEMMALIGSARANTQQSYDLSGAITPPSLLRQNSLTRPPSSNTRHTDDEGSLRRRAVKPPIGLSPKKRGGRDVSCHSSFGSLPREVRDHTPSRSEGSPIRGYSSIEITNV